A genomic stretch from Bacillus sp. E(2018) includes:
- a CDS encoding UbiX family flavin prenyltransferase: protein MKTFTIGITGASGAVYGVRLAQEILKSGHKLHLVVTEAGWQVFREELLWDTEDRERCIEENFASYGKDRLHYHTLRDFNAPIASGSYQNDGMVIIPCSMGTLSGIAHGASGNLLERTADVMLKESRKLILVPRETPLHKIHLENMLKVTEAGGKIVPAMPGFYHLPKSMDDLVNFLVGKVLDNLGVHHELFTRWGD from the coding sequence ATGAAAACTTTTACAATCGGAATAACAGGAGCGAGTGGAGCTGTATACGGCGTGAGACTTGCTCAAGAAATCTTAAAAAGCGGACACAAATTACATCTTGTTGTAACGGAAGCAGGGTGGCAAGTGTTTAGAGAAGAATTATTGTGGGATACAGAGGATCGTGAACGCTGTATAGAAGAGAATTTTGCTTCATACGGTAAAGATCGTCTTCATTATCACACGCTTCGTGACTTTAATGCACCGATCGCGAGCGGCTCTTATCAGAACGATGGGATGGTCATCATTCCTTGTTCGATGGGAACTCTTTCTGGGATCGCTCATGGCGCATCAGGAAACCTGTTAGAACGTACGGCAGATGTTATGCTGAAAGAGAGCAGAAAACTGATCTTAGTCCCAAGAGAAACACCACTTCACAAGATTCACCTTGAAAACATGTTAAAAGTAACAGAAGCAGGAGGGAAGATTGTTCCTGCGATGCCTGGTTTTTATCACCTGCCAAAGTCGATGGATGATCTAGTGAACTTCTTGGTAGGAAAAGTGCTAGATAACTTAGGTGTACATCACGAATTGTTTACACGCTGGGGAGACTGA
- a CDS encoding demethylmenaquinone methyltransferase: MLSKEERVHSVFEKISDQYDYMNDLISFKQHSKWRKDTMKRMKVQPGNQCLDVCCGTGEWTFALAEKVGTEGKVVGLDFSQNMLNVGIEKLNKRRASQISFIHGNAMELPFEDNSFDFVTIGFGLRNVPDYLQTLKEMTRVVKPGGRVVCLETSHPTVPVFKQLFKFYFTYIMPIFGKLFAKSYQEYAWLQESTEAFLTKEELKQLFKEAGLSNVEVKSYALGAAAMHTGKKQQ, from the coding sequence ATGTTGAGTAAAGAAGAACGGGTTCACTCTGTATTTGAAAAGATCTCTGATCAGTATGATTATATGAACGATCTGATCTCTTTTAAACAGCATAGTAAATGGCGTAAAGATACGATGAAAAGAATGAAAGTACAGCCTGGAAACCAATGTTTAGATGTTTGTTGCGGAACAGGGGAATGGACATTCGCTCTTGCTGAAAAAGTTGGTACAGAAGGGAAAGTAGTCGGCCTAGATTTCAGTCAGAACATGCTGAATGTCGGAATCGAAAAGCTTAATAAGCGCCGCGCATCTCAAATCAGCTTTATTCATGGCAACGCGATGGAGCTTCCGTTCGAAGATAACAGCTTTGACTTCGTTACGATCGGGTTTGGACTTAGAAACGTTCCCGATTATCTCCAAACGTTAAAAGAGATGACACGGGTTGTGAAGCCAGGTGGAAGAGTAGTCTGTTTAGAGACTTCGCATCCGACGGTTCCAGTGTTCAAGCAGCTCTTTAAGTTTTATTTTACGTATATCATGCCGATATTCGGTAAGTTGTTCGCAAAAAGTTATCAGGAATACGCATGGCTTCAAGAATCAACAGAAGCTTTTTTAACAAAAGAAGAACTGAAACAACTTTTCAAAGAAGCAGGTTTGTCTAACGTTGAAGTTAAATCGTATGCTTTAGGTGCTGCGGCCATGCATACAGGGAAAAAACAGCAATAG
- a CDS encoding menaquinone biosynthesis protein: MNIGEISYTNIIPLYFYLDRDRLMDQGATITQAVPSRVNALMEKQLVDIGGISSFSYGKNALNYSLVPDLSVSSFGKVNSIFLFSKYKIEELDGKKIALTSSSETSVALLKIILDRFYGVEVAYKIETPNFEAMLNAYDACLLIGDDAISANRKRGSYHVYDLGEIWYQQTGLPMIFAVMAYRNEMETEKGSLLSYVSRSMIESKERCQKENFVPVIERVITEHGGTFQFWNSYFNGLNYQFSGEHEKGLNLYFQLAVECGLLKTMPSIIKYSYK, translated from the coding sequence ATGAACATCGGGGAAATCAGCTACACGAACATCATACCCCTTTATTTTTATTTAGATAGAGATCGACTGATGGATCAAGGTGCGACCATTACACAAGCGGTTCCATCACGGGTAAACGCTTTAATGGAGAAACAGCTGGTCGATATCGGAGGCATCTCTTCGTTTTCTTATGGAAAGAACGCCCTGAACTACAGCTTAGTCCCAGATCTTTCGGTTTCTTCGTTCGGAAAAGTAAACTCTATCTTTCTTTTTTCTAAGTATAAGATTGAAGAGTTGGACGGTAAGAAAATCGCATTAACATCTAGCTCAGAAACATCGGTCGCTCTATTAAAAATTATCTTAGACCGTTTTTATGGTGTTGAGGTTGCGTACAAGATAGAAACACCGAATTTTGAAGCCATGCTGAACGCATATGATGCATGTCTCTTGATCGGGGACGATGCGATAAGTGCAAACCGCAAAAGGGGTTCTTATCACGTTTACGATCTTGGTGAGATCTGGTATCAACAAACTGGACTACCGATGATCTTTGCCGTGATGGCGTATCGAAACGAAATGGAAACGGAAAAAGGTTCGCTATTGTCATATGTGAGCAGAAGTATGATAGAGAGCAAAGAGAGATGTCAGAAAGAAAATTTTGTTCCAGTCATCGAGCGAGTGATAACAGAACACGGAGGCACTTTTCAGTTCTGGAATTCTTATTTTAATGGATTAAATTATCAATTTAGTGGCGAACATGAAAAGGGACTCAACCTTTATTTTCAGCTAGCTGTAGAGTGCGGATTGTTAAAAACAATGCCCTCTATCATTAAATATTCGTATAAGTAA
- a CDS encoding protein-glutamate O-methyltransferase CheR, whose product MDRDYDSFKQSINDQTGIDLSLYKEAQMKRRLLALRDKRAFPTFSDYFRALTKSPELLLEFLDRMTINVSEFYRNPARWDALEKKIIPLLVEDRSSLKVWSAACSTGEEPYSLSMLLSDYKKGLSRFSILATDLDQQVLEQAKKGFYFEKAIKDVPSDKIARHTTKEELGISVSGSIKKHVTFKKQNLLSDRFESDFDLIVCRNVMIYFTEEAKTVLYQKFSKALRKGGVLFVGSTEQIFNPGLYDLESVEPFFYRKIK is encoded by the coding sequence ATGGATCGCGATTACGACAGCTTCAAACAGAGCATTAACGACCAAACAGGAATAGATCTTTCCTTGTACAAAGAAGCACAAATGAAACGCAGACTCCTTGCACTGAGGGACAAACGTGCTTTCCCTACGTTCTCAGATTACTTTCGTGCACTCACGAAAAGTCCAGAATTGCTTCTTGAGTTTTTAGATCGAATGACCATCAACGTTTCTGAATTTTACCGAAATCCTGCTCGTTGGGATGCACTCGAGAAAAAAATCATTCCCCTTTTAGTGGAAGACAGGTCATCTTTAAAAGTATGGAGCGCGGCCTGCTCCACTGGAGAAGAGCCATACAGTTTGTCAATGCTGTTGTCCGATTATAAGAAGGGCTTATCAAGGTTTTCGATCCTTGCAACTGATTTAGATCAACAAGTGTTAGAACAAGCAAAAAAAGGGTTTTATTTTGAAAAAGCGATCAAAGATGTACCGAGCGATAAAATAGCACGACATACAACAAAAGAGGAACTTGGTATAAGCGTTTCTGGTTCAATCAAAAAACATGTAACATTTAAGAAGCAGAATTTGCTTTCAGATCGTTTTGAATCTGATTTTGATCTGATCGTTTGCCGAAATGTAATGATCTATTTTACCGAAGAAGCAAAAACGGTTCTGTATCAAAAATTCAGCAAAGCGCTTCGAAAAGGCGGTGTCCTGTTCGTTGGAAGTACCGAGCAGATCTTCAATCCGGGATTATACGACTTGGAATCGGTAGAACCGTTCTTTTATCGAAAAATTAAATGA
- a CDS encoding heptaprenyl diphosphate synthase component 1, with translation MNTMEQIQRLKQHTLLLMQHSYVERYIQPPVFNESKVFITYCLLRELELDEAVEAEYFSSITLIQSALDRHDDILEEQINKNKKNRQLVVLSGDYFSSLYYLLLSHCENLDLISKLSSAVQEINELKADLHVQSKDKFSTTSVEYLKAIQKIDSLLLTKAAESFGLHTYIPFIERYLTVSRYHSLDTRRRLSEEQLNYLKTCETELKNKEVQMPLLFHREGYNMVDASKNDLMLGEG, from the coding sequence ATGAACACCATGGAACAGATTCAACGTTTAAAACAGCATACACTTTTATTGATGCAGCACAGTTATGTAGAACGATATATCCAACCTCCAGTATTTAATGAATCCAAAGTATTCATCACGTACTGTCTTCTGCGTGAATTAGAATTGGATGAAGCTGTAGAAGCTGAGTATTTTAGTTCGATTACTCTCATTCAGTCTGCATTGGACCGTCATGATGACATTTTGGAAGAACAAATTAACAAAAACAAAAAGAACCGTCAGCTTGTCGTATTGTCTGGCGATTATTTTAGCAGCTTATACTACTTACTTTTATCTCACTGTGAAAATTTAGATCTAATCTCAAAGCTATCGAGCGCGGTTCAGGAAATTAACGAACTGAAGGCAGATCTGCATGTTCAAAGTAAGGACAAGTTTTCAACAACGAGTGTAGAATATTTAAAAGCTATTCAGAAGATCGACAGCCTTTTATTAACAAAAGCTGCTGAATCGTTTGGTCTCCATACATATATACCATTTATTGAAAGGTACCTAACTGTGTCACGATATCACAGTCTCGATACGAGAAGGAGATTAAGTGAAGAGCAGTTGAACTACCTCAAAACATGCGAGACGGAATTAAAAAATAAAGAAGTACAAATGCCGCTGTTGTTTCATAGAGAAGGATACAACATGGTAGATGCTAGCAAAAATGACTTAATGTTAGGAGAGGGTTAA
- a CDS encoding polyprenyl synthetase family protein — protein sequence MKLKDLYSFLKKDLQQIEDQLVESVRSDQKQIHTAGAELLKAGGKRIRPVFVLLSAQFGTYNIQQVKKPAAALELIHMASLVHDDVVDDADMRRGRKTVKAKYDNKIAMYTGDFIFASALKLMSEIEIPRAHQVLAQGMKEMCLGEIEQINEQYDTDQNIRKYFKRIKRKTALLIALSCQLGAITSKADVSLQKKLYDFGFSVGMAFQITDDILDFTASEKQLGKPAGSDLKQGNLTLPVLYTIYQYPEMKEKLDAYYESNEPAQLAELLKDIKELGGIDYATKVSDKYLKRAKLAAESLPETDARDSLLKVADYIAGRKF from the coding sequence GTGAAGTTAAAGGACTTATACTCATTTCTAAAAAAAGACTTGCAGCAGATTGAAGATCAGCTCGTAGAATCCGTTCGTTCCGATCAGAAACAGATTCATACGGCAGGAGCTGAACTTTTAAAAGCAGGGGGAAAGAGAATCCGCCCTGTGTTTGTTCTGCTTTCCGCTCAGTTCGGCACATATAACATTCAACAAGTGAAAAAGCCGGCTGCAGCTCTTGAACTGATCCATATGGCTTCACTCGTTCATGATGATGTAGTGGATGATGCGGATATGAGACGTGGCAGAAAAACCGTAAAAGCAAAATACGATAATAAGATTGCCATGTATACAGGCGATTTTATTTTCGCATCCGCTTTAAAACTTATGTCTGAGATCGAAATTCCGCGTGCGCATCAGGTTTTGGCACAAGGCATGAAAGAGATGTGTCTTGGGGAGATCGAACAGATCAACGAACAGTATGATACGGATCAAAACATTCGAAAATACTTTAAACGGATCAAACGAAAAACCGCACTTTTAATCGCACTGAGCTGTCAATTAGGGGCGATTACATCAAAAGCAGATGTTTCTTTGCAAAAGAAACTGTACGATTTTGGTTTCTCTGTAGGAATGGCTTTTCAGATCACAGACGATATCTTAGATTTTACAGCTTCAGAAAAACAGCTCGGTAAACCAGCGGGAAGTGATCTGAAGCAAGGAAACTTAACGTTGCCTGTACTGTACACGATCTATCAGTATCCAGAGATGAAAGAGAAGCTGGATGCTTATTATGAATCAAACGAGCCTGCTCAACTTGCAGAACTGTTAAAAGATATCAAAGAGTTAGGCGGAATTGATTACGCGACGAAAGTATCTGATAAATATTTGAAACGCGCTAAATTGGCTGCCGAGTCTTTGCCAGAAACGGATGCCAGAGATAGTTTGTTAAAAGTAGCAGATTATATCGCTGGTCGAAAATTTTGA
- the spoIVA gene encoding stage IV sporulation protein A: MEKIDIFKDIAERTGGDIYLGVVGAVRTGKSTFIKKFMELVVLPNIDNEAERQRAQDELPQSAAGRTIMTTEPKFVPNNAVKINVGDGLDVNIRLVDSVGYAVPSAKGYEDENGPRMIHTPWYDEPIPFHEAAEIGTRKVIQEHSTLGVVVTTDGTIGEIPRYDYVESEERVVEELKEVGKPFIMLINSTQPHHPDTQRLRNELCEKYDIPVLAMSVEAMTEHDINNVLREALYEFPVLEVNVNLPSWVMVLRENHWLRESYEEAVRETVQDIKRLRDVDKVVGFFADYDFIDDARLAGIEMGQGIAEIDLFAPDYLYDQILKEVVGVEIRGKDHLLQLMQEFAYAKTEYDQVADALRMVKQTGYGIAAPAITDMSLDEPEIIRQGSRFGVRLKAIAPSIHMIKVDVESEFAPIIGTEKQSEEMLRYLMQDFEEDPLSIWNSDIFGRSLNSIVREGIQGKISLMPENARYKLKETLERIINEGSGGLIAIIL; this comes from the coding sequence ATGGAGAAAATCGATATTTTCAAAGATATCGCCGAACGGACAGGCGGAGATATCTACTTGGGTGTAGTAGGAGCAGTTAGAACAGGGAAGTCCACATTTATTAAGAAATTTATGGAGCTTGTGGTGCTGCCGAACATTGATAATGAAGCAGAACGCCAACGAGCTCAAGATGAATTGCCGCAGAGTGCAGCTGGACGCACCATTATGACCACTGAGCCCAAATTTGTTCCAAACAATGCGGTGAAGATCAATGTAGGTGATGGGCTTGATGTTAACATACGTCTAGTTGATTCAGTAGGTTATGCGGTGCCGAGTGCAAAAGGGTACGAAGATGAAAACGGCCCAAGAATGATTCATACGCCATGGTATGATGAGCCGATTCCGTTTCATGAAGCAGCTGAAATCGGTACTCGAAAAGTAATTCAAGAACACTCCACGCTTGGAGTAGTAGTAACTACGGATGGAACGATCGGTGAGATTCCAAGATACGATTATGTGGAATCAGAAGAACGAGTAGTGGAAGAGCTGAAAGAAGTTGGGAAGCCGTTTATCATGCTGATCAACTCTACACAGCCGCACCATCCAGACACGCAAAGACTTCGCAACGAGCTTTGTGAAAAATACGATATTCCTGTACTCGCGATGAGTGTTGAAGCGATGACGGAGCATGATATTAACAACGTGTTAAGAGAAGCTTTATACGAGTTTCCGGTGCTTGAGGTCAATGTTAACCTTCCTAGCTGGGTAATGGTCCTTCGTGAGAACCATTGGCTACGTGAAAGCTATGAAGAAGCAGTAAGAGAAACGGTTCAAGACATCAAACGTTTACGCGATGTAGATAAAGTTGTAGGGTTCTTCGCAGACTATGATTTTATCGATGACGCAAGACTCGCGGGAATCGAAATGGGGCAAGGAATCGCTGAGATCGACTTGTTCGCACCTGACTACCTGTACGATCAGATCTTAAAAGAAGTGGTGGGCGTTGAAATCCGTGGAAAAGACCACTTGCTTCAGCTGATGCAAGAATTTGCATACGCTAAGACGGAATACGATCAAGTGGCAGACGCGCTAAGAATGGTTAAACAAACAGGATATGGAATCGCGGCACCAGCGATTACCGATATGAGCCTCGATGAGCCTGAAATCATTCGTCAAGGATCTCGATTTGGTGTAAGACTGAAGGCGATTGCACCTTCCATCCATATGATCAAAGTAGATGTAGAATCAGAGTTTGCTCCGATCATCGGTACGGAAAAACAAAGTGAAGAGATGCTGAGATACTTGATGCAAGACTTTGAAGAAGATCCGCTATCAATCTGGAATTCTGATATCTTTGGAAGATCGTTAAATTCTATCGTAAGAGAAGGAATTCAAGGGAAGATCTCACTGATGCCAGAGAATGCAAGATATAAGTTAAAAGAGACATTAGAACGTATTATAAATGAAGGTTCAGGCGGTTTGATTGCCATTATTTTATAA
- the trpD gene encoding anthranilate phosphoribosyltransferase, protein MISNIIQKIMKHETLTENEAFYFMENLANGDVTDAQGSSVLSIMSFRGETIDEIVGFVKAIRKLSRAADSSHHSELMDTCGTGGDGASTFNISTAVSIILASLGVKVAKHGNKAVTSKSGSSDVLEALGIAAASNHFEANSQLNKYDIAFLHAPYFHPALKKVASLRGQLPFRTIFNCIGPLLNPMAPAYQLIGASNEEVAEKLAKVIQKLGIKRALIVTGKDGLDECSITGETRMFLVENNTINSFNYTPEEAGLNRGNLDDLTVSNKQESAELIRSILQGEGNESARNIVILNAAAALFASKRVPSIRDGVEIIKQCLRSKSAYYHLEEMTKEEANAHVN, encoded by the coding sequence ATGATTTCAAATATCATTCAAAAAATAATGAAACACGAAACATTAACAGAAAATGAAGCTTTTTATTTTATGGAGAATTTAGCGAATGGTGATGTAACAGACGCACAAGGAAGTTCTGTTTTAAGCATCATGAGCTTTCGCGGTGAGACGATCGATGAGATCGTTGGTTTTGTTAAAGCGATCCGAAAGCTCTCTAGAGCCGCAGATTCATCCCACCACAGTGAGCTTATGGACACTTGTGGCACGGGCGGTGATGGAGCTTCGACCTTTAATATCTCTACAGCAGTTAGTATCATACTCGCTTCACTAGGAGTAAAAGTAGCGAAACACGGCAACAAAGCGGTTACATCCAAAAGTGGTAGCTCAGATGTTTTAGAGGCTTTAGGTATTGCAGCAGCCAGCAACCACTTTGAAGCGAACTCACAACTGAACAAATACGACATCGCGTTTCTTCATGCACCCTATTTTCATCCTGCATTAAAAAAAGTAGCCTCGTTGAGAGGGCAGCTTCCATTTCGAACGATCTTTAATTGTATCGGGCCCTTGTTAAATCCAATGGCACCGGCTTATCAGCTAATTGGAGCGAGCAATGAAGAAGTTGCTGAAAAGCTTGCTAAAGTGATTCAGAAGCTCGGGATCAAACGAGCGTTGATCGTTACAGGTAAAGATGGTTTGGATGAATGTTCGATCACTGGCGAGACACGGATGTTTTTAGTTGAGAACAATACGATAAATTCATTCAACTACACACCTGAAGAAGCAGGGTTAAATCGAGGAAATCTAGATGATCTAACCGTGAGTAACAAACAAGAAAGTGCTGAACTCATACGTTCCATCCTACAAGGAGAAGGAAACGAATCAGCACGAAACATCGTCATCTTGAACGCAGCCGCTGCTCTTTTTGCATCAAAACGAGTCCCAAGTATCCGAGACGGAGTGGAAATTATCAAGCAATGTCTGCGATCAAAGTCGGCATATTATCATCTTGAAGAAATGACGAAAGAAGAGGCGAATGCACATGTTAACTAA
- the mtrB gene encoding trp RNA-binding attenuation protein MtrB, with protein MKSELDFFVIKAKENGVNVIGLTRGTETRFHHSEKLDKGEVMIAQFTEHTSAVKVRGKAVIYTKHGEVDTEA; from the coding sequence ATGAAATCAGAATTAGATTTTTTCGTGATCAAAGCGAAAGAGAACGGCGTAAACGTAATCGGTTTAACACGTGGTACTGAAACAAGATTTCACCATTCTGAAAAGCTCGATAAAGGCGAAGTGATGATCGCTCAGTTCACAGAGCATACTTCAGCTGTAAAAGTCAGAGGGAAAGCTGTGATCTACACGAAACACGGAGAAGTAGATACAGAAGCGTAA
- a CDS encoding HU family DNA-binding protein — translation MNKTDLINAVSEQAELSKKDASKAVDAVFEAITGTLQSGDKVQLIGFGNFEVRERAARKGRNPQTGQEIEISASKVPAFKPGKALKDAVK, via the coding sequence ATGAACAAGACTGATCTAATCAATGCAGTATCTGAGCAAGCTGAGCTTTCTAAGAAAGATGCATCTAAAGCAGTTGACGCTGTTTTCGAAGCAATCACTGGTACTCTACAAAGCGGTGATAAGGTTCAACTTATCGGATTTGGTAACTTTGAGGTTCGTGAGCGTGCAGCTCGTAAAGGCCGCAACCCACAAACTGGTCAAGAGATCGAGATCTCTGCTAGCAAAGTTCCTGCTTTCAAACCAGGGAAAGCCCTTAAGGACGCTGTTAAATAA
- the ndk gene encoding nucleoside-diphosphate kinase, with amino-acid sequence MEKTFLMVKPDGVQRALIGEIVSRFEKKGFQLVGAKLMNISEDLAKEHYGEHKERPFFGELVDFITSGPVFAMVWEGKDVILTARNMMGKTNPSEAAPGSIRGDYAVQVSNNIIHGSDSAESAVREIGLFFKEEELVSYDKAVAVWI; translated from the coding sequence ATGGAAAAAACGTTTTTAATGGTAAAACCTGATGGTGTTCAACGTGCGTTAATCGGAGAAATCGTATCCCGTTTTGAAAAGAAAGGTTTTCAACTTGTTGGTGCTAAACTAATGAACATTTCTGAAGATCTTGCAAAAGAACATTATGGTGAGCACAAAGAGCGTCCGTTCTTCGGCGAACTTGTTGATTTCATTACATCTGGTCCAGTATTTGCTATGGTTTGGGAAGGTAAGGATGTTATTCTTACAGCTCGTAACATGATGGGCAAAACAAACCCTTCTGAAGCTGCTCCTGGTTCAATCCGCGGAGACTATGCTGTACAAGTAAGCAACAATATCATCCACGGTTCTGACTCTGCTGAAAGCGCTGTCCGTGAGATCGGTCTTTTCTTCAAAGAAGAAGAACTTGTTTCTTATGATAAAGCAGTAGCGGTTTGGATTTAA
- a CDS encoding UbiA-like polyprenyltransferase — MWNKIKIILEMIKFEHTIFALPFAFLGAIMGNLVEEGTVPSLMEWIWITLAMVGARSSAMALNRAIDSEIDGRNPRTKTRAIPAKLLKRGEVYLFILISLALLFVSAYQLNALSVKLLPLAVFFLVIYSYTKRFTYLCHIVLGVTIAIAPLGGWVGATGTLSQEAFLLFVGVLFWTAGFDVIYATQDAEYDKSHGLYSIPSSFGIANGLMTARWLHVASFIAFVSLGVVSGMGWIYYLGVFISGAIMVYEHSLVKPHDLSKLDVAFFTMNGVLSVVMFIFSVGDLLI, encoded by the coding sequence GTGTGGAATAAAATTAAAATAATTTTAGAAATGATAAAGTTTGAACATACCATCTTTGCTCTACCCTTTGCATTTCTTGGAGCGATCATGGGAAACCTCGTTGAAGAGGGGACAGTTCCGTCCTTGATGGAATGGATTTGGATCACACTCGCTATGGTTGGAGCCCGGAGTTCTGCTATGGCTTTAAACCGTGCGATAGATTCAGAGATTGATGGCAGAAATCCTAGAACGAAAACAAGAGCGATACCAGCTAAGCTTTTAAAAAGAGGCGAAGTTTATCTTTTTATACTGATTTCACTAGCCTTGCTGTTCGTTAGTGCGTATCAATTAAACGCGCTATCAGTGAAGCTCTTGCCGCTTGCGGTCTTTTTTCTTGTTATCTATTCCTATACGAAGCGTTTTACCTATTTGTGTCATATCGTCTTAGGGGTGACGATCGCCATCGCACCACTCGGCGGTTGGGTTGGTGCAACCGGCACATTAAGCCAGGAAGCCTTTTTACTTTTTGTAGGGGTATTATTTTGGACAGCTGGCTTTGACGTAATCTATGCGACACAAGATGCTGAATATGATAAGTCGCATGGTCTGTATTCCATTCCATCCTCATTTGGTATCGCAAATGGTCTGATGACTGCTAGATGGCTGCATGTTGCTAGTTTCATAGCTTTTGTATCACTTGGCGTTGTATCAGGAATGGGTTGGATCTATTATTTAGGTGTGTTCATATCTGGTGCGATCATGGTCTATGAGCATTCACTCGTTAAGCCTCATGATCTGTCTAAACTGGATGTAGCCTTCTTTACGATGAACGGTGTATTGAGTGTGGTCATGTTTATCTTTTCAGTAGGAGATTTGTTGATATGA
- a CDS encoding DUF2768 domain-containing protein: MSEGLLKMWVALSAIGLMFVAVFSIMFSRAKLTGIFQTVVSLFAWICMIVAGILIIIVVFSGPVQG; encoded by the coding sequence ATGAGTGAAGGTTTGTTAAAAATGTGGGTGGCGCTATCAGCCATCGGTTTAATGTTTGTTGCTGTTTTCTCTATCATGTTTAGTCGAGCGAAATTAACGGGAATCTTTCAGACGGTCGTTTCACTTTTCGCCTGGATCTGCATGATCGTGGCAGGTATTCTAATCATTATCGTTGTGTTCAGCGGACCTGTACAAGGATAA
- the folE gene encoding GTP cyclohydrolase I FolE translates to MAEVQKEKIELAVKMILEAIGEDPDREGLIDTPKRVAKMYEEVFQGLNQDPKEHFATIFGEDHEELVLVKDIPFYSMCEHHLVPFFGKAHIGYIPKGGKVTGLSKLARAVEAVTKRPQLQERITSTIANSLLETLEPHGVIVVIEAEHMCMTMRGVKKPGSMTVTSAVRGVFEKDPAARAEVLSFIRN, encoded by the coding sequence GTGGCAGAAGTTCAAAAAGAAAAAATAGAGTTAGCAGTAAAAATGATATTAGAAGCGATAGGTGAAGATCCTGACCGAGAGGGTTTAATAGATACACCAAAGCGTGTTGCAAAAATGTATGAAGAAGTATTTCAGGGATTGAACCAAGATCCTAAAGAGCATTTTGCTACTATTTTTGGAGAAGATCATGAAGAGTTAGTGCTTGTAAAAGACATTCCTTTCTACTCCATGTGTGAGCATCATCTCGTACCTTTCTTCGGAAAAGCGCATATCGGATACATACCTAAAGGAGGGAAAGTAACAGGATTAAGCAAGCTTGCTAGAGCTGTGGAAGCTGTTACAAAACGCCCTCAACTTCAAGAAAGAATCACTTCGACGATTGCGAACAGCTTACTAGAAACTTTGGAACCTCACGGTGTGATCGTTGTAATCGAAGCAGAGCATATGTGCATGACGATGCGTGGTGTTAAAAAGCCAGGTTCTATGACGGTTACTTCAGCCGTACGTGGTGTCTTTGAGAAAGATCCTGCGGCTCGTGCAGAAGTATTAAGTTTTATCAGAAACTAA